From Polynucleobacter sp. AP-Sving-400A-A2:
CTCATTTATCTCATTGCCTGCACCGCAATCCTCCACTATTGGTGGCACAAGGCAGGCAAGAATGATTTCGATACCGTCACAATCTATGCAGCGGTTTTGCTATTACTCTTATGTTGTAGGATTCCTTATATTCGCAAGCTTTTGGGCAAGCGATTTACCATTTAAGGATATTTTGCTCATGACCCTATTTCCTCGCTCTCGCGATTCATTGCTTGCTCTATTGGGCTCGCTACTGATTTGCTTCGGATCCACGCAGGTCATGGCTCAGCAAGGCGATCAGGCAGTGAAGACCATAGCTGCTTTAGATGTCCCTCGTTACCTCGGCACTTGGTATGAGATTTCAAAATTCCCGAACTGGTTTCAGAAAAAATGTGCATCTAATACCAAAGCCGTCTATAGCACTAAGCCAGATGGCAATCTTCGGGTTCTTAATAGTTGCAAAACTGCCGCTGGTGAGATTTCGGAGGCAGAGGGTTTGGCTCGCCAAATTGGTAGTCAGGATTCACCTAAATTAGAAGTACGTTTTGCCCCCGAGTGGCTCTCTTTTTTGCCTTTGGTATGGGGCGACTATTGGGTGATTGATTTAGATCCGCTATATCAATTAGCGGCTGTGAGTGACCCTAGAAGAGAGTATCTTTGGGTGTTATCAAGAACCCCTCAGCCTGACCCCAAA
This genomic window contains:
- a CDS encoding lipocalin family protein — protein: MTLFPRSRDSLLALLGSLLICFGSTQVMAQQGDQAVKTIAALDVPRYLGTWYEISKFPNWFQKKCASNTKAVYSTKPDGNLRVLNSCKTAAGEISEAEGLARQIGSQDSPKLEVRFAPEWLSFLPLVWGDYWVIDLDPLYQLAAVSDPRREYLWVLSRTPQPDPKAYADLLQRLKQQQFDIQKLEITAQKTDGI